One genomic segment of Emcibacter sp. SYSU 3D8 includes these proteins:
- the ccmB gene encoding heme exporter protein CcmB has translation MSPFLAIVRRDLLIARRQGGGSLLAVAFFVVVAALFPFAAGAEPMVLRGLAPGVIWVSALLATLLSLDRLFQADFEDGSLDVLALSPQPLFFTVLAKVLAHWLVVGLPLVIAAPLVGLLLNLPAAAYPVLVAAALIGTPALSLIGAIGAALTAGIRRGGVLVPLLVLPLYIPTLIFGVAATADPASATEPLMLLGAVSLMALVLAPLASAAALRLALE, from the coding sequence GTGAGCCCGTTCCTCGCCATCGTCCGCCGCGACCTGCTGATCGCCCGCCGGCAGGGCGGCGGCTCGCTGCTTGCCGTGGCGTTCTTCGTGGTGGTGGCCGCGCTGTTTCCCTTTGCCGCCGGCGCCGAGCCGATGGTGCTGCGCGGCCTGGCGCCGGGCGTCATCTGGGTGTCGGCCCTGCTGGCGACGCTGCTGTCGCTCGACCGGCTGTTTCAGGCCGATTTCGAGGATGGCAGCCTCGATGTTCTCGCCCTGTCGCCGCAGCCGCTGTTCTTCACCGTGCTGGCCAAGGTGCTGGCCCACTGGCTGGTGGTCGGCCTGCCGCTGGTGATCGCCGCACCGCTGGTTGGCCTGCTGCTCAATCTGCCGGCCGCGGCATATCCGGTGCTGGTCGCCGCCGCCTTGATCGGCACGCCCGCGCTCAGCCTGATCGGCGCCATCGGCGCGGCGCTGACGGCCGGCATAAGGCGCGGCGGCGTGCTGGTGCCGTTGCTGGTGCTGCCGCTGTACATCCCGACCCTGATATTCGGCGTCGCCGCAACCGCCGATCCGGCCTCGGCCACCGAGCCGCTGATGCTGTTGGGCGCGGTCAGCCTGATGGCGCTGGTACTGGCGCCGCTCGCCTCGGCCGCGGCACTTCGGCTGGCGCTGGAGTAA
- a CDS encoding heme ABC transporter permease, whose amino-acid sequence MSGWHRFANPTRFSRLSARILPWALALTVVLFALGLYLALVGSPPDARQKDTVRIMYIHVPSAWMALATYVLMASFSGMGFIWKHPLADIAAKNCAPIGAGFTLLALVTGALWGAPMWGTWWEWGDARLTSFLILFFLYLGYMALWQVFEDPEKAARAAAILALVGLINIPIIHFSVQWWNTLHQPASVFRRGGPTIDSAMLWPLFIMLGAFKAYFISVLLLRIRAEVAERRVRALQMMQAEA is encoded by the coding sequence ATGTCCGGCTGGCACCGCTTCGCGAACCCGACGCGTTTTTCCCGCCTCAGCGCCAGGATCCTTCCCTGGGCGCTGGCGCTGACCGTCGTCCTGTTCGCCCTGGGATTGTATCTCGCGCTCGTCGGCTCGCCGCCTGACGCGCGGCAGAAGGATACCGTCCGCATCATGTATATCCATGTGCCGTCAGCCTGGATGGCGCTCGCCACCTATGTGCTGATGGCGAGCTTCAGCGGCATGGGCTTCATCTGGAAACATCCGTTGGCCGACATCGCGGCGAAGAACTGCGCGCCCATCGGCGCCGGCTTCACCCTGCTGGCGCTGGTTACCGGCGCGCTGTGGGGCGCGCCCATGTGGGGGACATGGTGGGAATGGGGCGATGCGCGGCTGACCTCGTTCCTGATCCTGTTCTTCCTCTATCTGGGCTACATGGCGCTGTGGCAGGTGTTCGAGGACCCGGAGAAGGCGGCGCGGGCGGCGGCCATCCTGGCGCTGGTGGGCCTGATCAACATCCCGATCATTCATTTCTCGGTGCAGTGGTGGAACACCCTGCATCAGCCGGCGAGCGTTTTCCGCCGGGGCGGCCCGACCATCGATTCGGCCATGCTGTGGCCGCTGTTCATCATGCTGGGCGCGTTCAAGGCCTATTTCATCTCGGTCCTGCTGCTGCGCATCCGCGCCGAGGTTGCCGAGCGGCGGGTGCGCGCGCTGCAGATGATGCAGGCCGAGGCCTAG
- the ccmD gene encoding heme exporter protein CcmD has translation MNWEYASYIWSAYAAAAVILPVVAAASALRLRRALRLQVVLEARLEEMRSRDEA, from the coding sequence ATGAACTGGGAATACGCCTCCTATATCTGGTCGGCCTACGCGGCGGCGGCGGTGATCCTGCCGGTTGTCGCGGCTGCCAGCGCGCTGCGGCTGCGGCGGGCGCTGCGGTTGCAGGTCGTGCTGGAGGCCAGACTCGAGGAAATGCGGAGCCGCGATGAAGCGTAA
- the ccmE gene encoding cytochrome c maturation protein CcmE produces MKRKTQRMIYVGAGLGILAFAGALAFFAIGDNVRFFYSPGDLRQMSAPPSTAFHLGGLVKPGSVHKDNEMVLRFVVTDGASDVPVVYDQTEHGLLPDLFAEGQGAVAEGRLGADGTFVATRVLAKHDENYMPPEVTDALKRSGEWQRGESP; encoded by the coding sequence ATGAAGCGTAAGACCCAGCGCATGATCTATGTCGGCGCCGGGCTCGGCATCCTGGCGTTCGCCGGGGCGCTGGCGTTCTTCGCCATTGGCGACAATGTGCGGTTCTTCTACAGCCCGGGCGACCTGCGTCAGATGTCGGCGCCGCCGTCGACGGCGTTTCACCTGGGCGGTCTGGTGAAACCCGGCAGCGTGCACAAGGACAACGAAATGGTCCTGCGCTTCGTGGTGACCGACGGCGCGTCCGACGTGCCGGTGGTGTACGACCAGACCGAGCACGGCCTTCTTCCCGACCTGTTCGCCGAAGGACAGGGCGCTGTCGCCGAGGGCAGGCTGGGCGCCGACGGTACCTTTGTCGCCACCCGCGTGCTTGCCAAGCATGACGAGAACTACATGCCGCCCGAGGTCACCGACGCGCTGAAGCGCTCGGGCGAATGGCAGCGGGGCGAGTCTCCATGA